From the genome of bacterium:
TCGGGTTTGCCGGACTGGGGGAACACGGTGCTGTCGATGCGCAGGCCGGGTATGGGAAGCAGGCTGGAGCCGAACACCTCGGTTTCCGGGATGTCCGCTGCGCTGTAGAGATCCAAAAGATTGCCCGGACTGCCATGCGCCTGATTGCGGGTGACGGTTTTATATCCGTGAGACCACTGCACCCATGGACGAGTAAAATTTTCCAACAGCAGATCCGACACGGTTTCACGAAAATCGCAAAGCACGCGGCCTACGGTCTCCTGCTCGGCTGCGCCGTAAAAAGCGTGCAGCCATCGGCTGAAATCATAGCCGCGGCGGTTGTTGAATTCCGCCAGAAAGTCATCTGTGCCGTTGCAGCCCGCGGCTTCGAACGAATCGTGATAAAAGGCGCGCGGCATCGGCCCCGCGTACCCGCTCAGGGCGCTGTCGAACCGGGCTAAATAATTGACCACGGCGCGGGATGAGAGATAATCGATGACCCACCCCTCGCCGCCCGGCGCCGCCCGTTTGACCCGCATACCCGTCGGTTTTTCCAGCAGCACAAAATATCCGGCGCTGCCGGTGGAATCCACAGCGATGATCCGTTCGCCGGATTGTTTCGTCTCCTGCAAAGAAGCGCATCTTTTCACGCTCCAGGCTTTTGCCGCATCCTGCGGCTGGATCCAGGGGCCGCCGTAAGGCCAGCCCGTGCCAACGGTCATGTCCACTCCCAGGCCCAACCGGCCGGCCTCCTTGACTGTATGCGAGAGCATAGCCAGCCAGCGCTCGCTGAGAAACGGAATAAAGCGACTCTCCTCGCCGCGGACGCCGTAAATGGGTATGATATGCACGCCGCCGAAACCGGCTTGCTGATAGAGTTGCAGATGACGAGTGAGGTTGTCCGTATCCACAGCGCTGCCCATCCACCACCAGTAAACCCAGGGCCTGGTCTCTCGCGACTCGACGTATTCATTCGTCGATTGGGCAGCAGCGACAGACCCAACGTACAAGTAGAGCAGCAACAGACACATTTTTCTCATACACGTTCCTTTTAGCTTGGCTGAGCCCAGGATGAGCACAAGGCAACGAAGAAAACAAATTCTTTGCAGGTGAAAAGGAATTCTCACTGCCCGTGAAATGTCCTAGCGTTGCACCATCTCTGGAGCAGGCGGGCGGCTTGCAGAGCCGCCGGCCGTACCATTCTGGGCCGGGGTGTCTATTTAAACGGCTCGAGAAATTTCAAAAACTCCTTGGCCGCACGGTCCAGGTTCTCGATGGAACCACCGCCATCCAGCACTTCGCACATCTCATAGGCGATGTAACCCTGATAGCCGATCTCCTTCAACGCCTGGATGAATGTGTTATAATCGATGATGCCTTCGGGATCAGTCATGGCCGTCGCGCGAATGACGTCATCCTGGCGCAGATAATTGGTCAGCTCGTTGGCATAATGATAGCGGGGATGCCGCCGGTATTGCGCGCAGATCGTATGCACCAGATAGGGTTTCATTTTGAATACCGATTGGCGGATCTCCTGCGGCGTTAATCCCTCCAACGTCGGCGACCAGGCGTCCCAGCCGGCCAGGACATTGGGCAGATTGACCTCTTTGAGCAGCCAGAACATGGCCTCATGATGCAAAGCGATATCATGATGGTTTTGCACCACCAACGTGACGCCGTATTTCGCCGCCTCTCTGCCCGCCAGTTTCAAACCCTCCAGCACCTGGCTGTACTGCTTGTCATAAGGAATCCCCGGACGTTCGTAGCCGGTAAAGATGCGCACCATGTCGCAACCGAGATCACGAGCCAGCCGTGCGACCTCGCCGACATAGGCCGCATGAATATCGATGTGGGGAATGCCGGGTTTGTCGATGCCGGCGGTGAAATCGGAATAGCCGGCCAGACAGACCAGTTTGAGATCCAGTTCAGCAAGGCGAGCCTTGAGCTTTTTTCGTGCCGCTTCATCATAATCCAACGGCGACAGGTGCGGTCGTTTGGCCATGATCATCACGCTGT
Proteins encoded in this window:
- a CDS encoding sugar phosphate isomerase/epimerase; protein product: MKKLSVLLGVWLCAAAMAWAQKTPTGQAKDFSVKPCLHSIGYAGVWRGQAQLTLDQFLLKAKELGYHSVMIMAKRPHLSPLDYDEAARKKLKARLAELDLKLVCLAGYSDFTAGIDKPGIPHIDIHAAYVGEVARLARDLGCDMVRIFTGYERPGIPYDKQYSQVLEGLKLAGREAAKYGVTLVVQNHHDIALHHEAMFWLLKEVNLPNVLAGWDAWSPTLEGLTPQEIRQSVFKMKPYLVHTICAQYRRHPRYHYANELTNYLRQDDVIRATAMTDPEGIIDYNTFIQALKEIGYQGYIAYEMCEVLDGGGSIENLDRAAKEFLKFLEPFK